From Quadrisphaera sp. DSM 44207, the proteins below share one genomic window:
- a CDS encoding glycosyltransferase, which produces MIEVVVANEYDLRDNVERFRAGRYARHLLFGVQRLQPPGFRARLVGESLPGVLNRRPIRFLVTNVRAAWAGQRADVVYSTFTYGAVLAGLVRTVTRRPRRVVTVLHGLPRLLARHPRLFRLLYGGHDALAFLSPTDLDAVRAHLPARQQATWVPWGPSQAWAEAVGARSGAASGGAPFALAVGRSKRDWDTLRRAHEHGGFPLVVVAGADCPLQDGPRLAVHKPAAGQREALPLADLTALYREASVVVLPLVEDTSLNGLTALGEALASRSTVVMTRTPAMRGVAAQHGQWVVLVPPQDPAALAGAVARALAAGPPDAELALPTAERFEAVVLGLIRGPEDGPRTP; this is translated from the coding sequence GTGATCGAGGTCGTCGTCGCCAACGAGTACGACCTGCGGGACAACGTCGAGCGGTTCCGGGCGGGTCGGTACGCGCGGCACCTGCTCTTCGGCGTCCAGCGGCTGCAGCCGCCGGGCTTCCGCGCGCGCCTGGTGGGGGAGTCCCTGCCCGGCGTCCTCAACCGGCGCCCGATCCGCTTCCTCGTCACGAACGTCCGCGCGGCCTGGGCCGGTCAGCGGGCCGACGTCGTGTACTCGACCTTCACCTACGGCGCCGTCCTCGCCGGCCTGGTCCGCACGGTCACCCGCCGTCCCCGCCGGGTGGTCACGGTGCTGCACGGGCTGCCGCGGCTGCTGGCCCGGCACCCGCGCCTGTTCCGGCTGCTCTACGGCGGTCACGACGCGCTGGCGTTCCTCAGCCCCACCGACCTGGACGCCGTGCGCGCCCACCTCCCGGCGCGCCAGCAGGCGACCTGGGTGCCGTGGGGGCCCAGCCAGGCGTGGGCCGAGGCGGTGGGCGCCCGCTCGGGCGCGGCCTCCGGCGGCGCGCCGTTCGCCCTGGCCGTCGGGCGCAGCAAGCGGGACTGGGACACCCTGCGGCGAGCGCACGAGCACGGCGGCTTCCCGCTCGTCGTCGTGGCCGGCGCGGACTGCCCGCTGCAGGACGGGCCGCGCCTGGCGGTCCACAAGCCCGCTGCCGGTCAGCGCGAGGCCCTCCCGCTGGCCGACCTCACGGCGCTCTACCGCGAGGCCTCGGTCGTCGTCCTCCCGCTGGTGGAGGACACGAGCCTGAACGGCCTGACCGCGCTCGGGGAGGCGCTGGCCAGCCGCAGCACGGTGGTGATGACGAGGACGCCCGCCATGCGGGGCGTCGCGGCCCAGCACGGCCAGTGGGTGGTCCTGGTCCCGCCGCAGGACCCCGCGGCGCTGGCCGGCGCCGTCGCCCGAGCCCTGGCCGCGGGCCCTCCCGACGCGGAGCTGGCGCTGCCCACCGCCGAGCGGTTCGAGGCGGTGGTCCTCGGGCTGATCAGGGGTCCCGAAGACGGTCCGCGCACGCCCTGA
- a CDS encoding glycosyltransferase family 2 protein — protein MSAAGPQHPLRLAVCACTRSRPVGLARLLDALGGLEPVPAADVFVTIVDNDPAGSGRDVVEARRAGFPLPLRYAHEPAPGIPAARNAAIAAAGDVDALVFVDDDEWPEPHWLRRLVEVWRATGASVVTGTVEPWFAAPPPAWVLEGGFFERPRYPTGTELEYARTSNVLVDGRLLTQEGLRFEHTGSQGGEDTHFFRAARLRGHRIVWADDAVVHEEVPASRISVRWLLARHYRYGLTRSASLRMLGGSPLRYARRAANGALTAVSGLLALPLARTRARRVQRGQRVAVGVGLVAGLFGAGYDDYRVVHGG, from the coding sequence GTGAGCGCAGCGGGCCCGCAGCACCCGCTGCGCCTGGCGGTGTGCGCCTGCACCAGGTCGCGCCCGGTGGGCCTGGCGCGGCTGCTCGACGCGCTGGGCGGGCTCGAGCCGGTGCCCGCAGCGGACGTGTTCGTGACCATCGTCGACAACGACCCCGCCGGCTCCGGGCGGGACGTCGTCGAGGCCCGCCGCGCCGGCTTCCCGCTGCCCCTGCGCTACGCGCACGAGCCGGCGCCGGGGATCCCCGCCGCGCGCAACGCCGCGATCGCGGCGGCGGGCGACGTGGACGCCCTCGTCTTCGTCGACGACGACGAGTGGCCGGAACCGCACTGGCTGCGCCGGCTGGTGGAGGTCTGGCGCGCCACCGGGGCGTCGGTGGTCACGGGCACCGTGGAGCCGTGGTTCGCCGCGCCCCCACCGGCCTGGGTGCTGGAGGGAGGGTTCTTCGAGCGCCCGCGCTACCCCACGGGCACGGAGCTGGAGTACGCGAGGACGAGCAACGTGCTCGTCGACGGCCGCCTCCTGACGCAGGAGGGCCTGCGCTTCGAGCACACCGGCAGCCAGGGCGGAGAGGACACGCACTTCTTCCGCGCGGCGCGCCTGCGCGGGCACCGGATCGTGTGGGCCGACGACGCCGTGGTGCACGAGGAGGTGCCGGCGTCCCGGATCTCGGTGCGGTGGCTGCTCGCGCGGCACTACCGCTACGGGCTCACCCGCAGCGCGTCCCTGCGGATGCTCGGCGGCTCCCCGCTGCGCTACGCGCGGCGCGCCGCCAACGGCGCGCTGACCGCCGTGTCGGGCCTGCTGGCGCTCCCGCTCGCCCGCACCAGGGCCCGGCGGGTCCAGCGCGGCCAGCGCGTCGCGGTCGGCGTCGGCCTGGTGGCGGGCCTGTTCGGCGCGGGCTACGACGACTACCGGGTCGTCCACGGCGGGTGA
- a CDS encoding ester cyclase, whose protein sequence is MEHGTGTSTGGRAEENVAVVRDLIARFFNGHDTSIASRFFTPDLHWHGGSVGDVRGREDYAAVMDLFFTALPDVQATEQQLIADEDQVAARFTVTGTHRGALWGLEPSGERVEWLAIMTYRFVDGRIAEQWAAEDWVAILRDVGALTPPWVRTGIGEPAR, encoded by the coding sequence ATGGAGCACGGCACCGGCACCAGCACCGGAGGGCGCGCTGAGGAGAACGTCGCGGTCGTCCGCGACCTGATCGCCCGGTTCTTCAACGGGCACGACACCTCCATCGCCAGCCGGTTCTTCACGCCCGACCTGCACTGGCACGGAGGCAGCGTCGGAGACGTCCGGGGCAGGGAGGACTACGCCGCGGTGATGGACCTGTTCTTCACCGCGCTGCCCGACGTGCAGGCCACCGAGCAGCAGCTGATCGCCGACGAGGACCAGGTCGCGGCCCGCTTCACGGTGACCGGGACCCACCGGGGCGCGCTGTGGGGCCTGGAGCCCAGCGGCGAGCGCGTGGAGTGGCTGGCGATCATGACCTACCGCTTCGTCGACGGGAGGATCGCCGAGCAGTGGGCGGCCGAGGACTGGGTGGCGATCCTGCGCGACGTCGGCGCGCTGACCCCGCCGTGGGTGCGGACCGGGATCGGGGAGCCGGCCCGATGA
- a CDS encoding phytanoyl-CoA dioxygenase family protein, which translates to MVRQQVAQYLKRENPLTWRWVFNAGPTLEHAKDPAPLSPAGARAVEELRANGAAMTTVRDLMGSDECFQRILDQADRLIADGAERIAERRARMVSGDHEAKVKPFVVELLRERPQPPAQNAVLALASAPAFKGVAEHYLRMRLAVRDTDIWLNLRTDGEAAYSQRWHRDMPQDHRIVKAFVFLRDVTPGNGPTQVVLGTHRAQGRRLDVGTTEFDGFGHRIPDEEVDTRLAGWERFVATGTAGSVLFADTRSIHRGGLASTDDRLLAQVQYATRSWG; encoded by the coding sequence GTGGTCCGCCAGCAGGTCGCCCAGTACCTCAAGCGGGAGAACCCGCTGACGTGGCGGTGGGTCTTCAACGCCGGTCCCACCCTCGAGCACGCGAAGGACCCCGCGCCCCTGTCCCCCGCGGGGGCCCGGGCGGTGGAGGAGCTGCGCGCGAACGGCGCCGCGATGACCACCGTGCGCGACCTCATGGGCTCCGACGAGTGCTTCCAGCGGATCCTCGACCAGGCCGACCGGCTGATCGCCGACGGCGCCGAGCGCATCGCCGAGCGCCGGGCCCGGATGGTCAGCGGGGACCACGAGGCGAAGGTCAAGCCCTTCGTCGTGGAGCTCCTGCGCGAGCGGCCCCAGCCGCCGGCGCAGAACGCCGTGCTGGCCCTGGCGTCGGCCCCGGCGTTCAAGGGGGTGGCCGAGCACTACCTGCGGATGCGCCTGGCCGTGCGCGACACCGACATCTGGCTGAACCTGCGCACGGACGGCGAGGCCGCGTACTCCCAGCGCTGGCACCGCGACATGCCGCAGGACCACCGCATCGTCAAGGCGTTCGTCTTCCTGCGCGACGTCACCCCGGGCAACGGCCCGACCCAGGTCGTCCTGGGCACCCACCGCGCCCAGGGGCGCCGCCTGGACGTGGGCACCACGGAGTTCGACGGGTTCGGGCACCGGATCCCGGACGAGGAGGTCGACACCCGCCTCGCCGGGTGGGAGCGCTTCGTCGCCACGGGCACGGCGGGCTCGGTGCTCTTCGCGGACACCCGCAGCATCCACCGCGGCGGCCTCGCCTCCACCGACGACCGGCTGCTCGCCCAGGTCCAGTACGCCACCCGGTCGTGGGGCTGA
- a CDS encoding nuclear transport factor 2 family protein — MSDRPPLPPFTAATAQQKARAAEDAWNSRDPERVALAYTEDTVWRNRAEFLTGRAQVVEFLRRKWARELDYRLVKEVWAHGDDRIAVRFAYEWHDDSGTWFRSHGNENWEFDEHGLMRRRLASINDQPVAEAERKLRWPLGRRPEDHPGLSELGL, encoded by the coding sequence GTGTCCGACCGCCCGCCGCTGCCGCCGTTCACCGCGGCGACCGCCCAGCAGAAGGCCCGCGCGGCCGAGGACGCCTGGAACAGCCGCGACCCCGAGCGGGTGGCGCTGGCGTACACGGAGGACACGGTGTGGCGCAACCGCGCGGAGTTCCTCACCGGCCGGGCGCAGGTCGTGGAGTTCCTGCGCCGCAAGTGGGCGCGCGAGCTGGACTACCGGCTGGTCAAGGAGGTGTGGGCCCACGGCGACGACCGGATCGCCGTGCGCTTCGCCTACGAGTGGCACGACGACAGCGGCACCTGGTTCCGCAGCCACGGCAACGAGAACTGGGAGTTCGACGAGCACGGGCTGATGCGCCGGCGCCTGGCGAGCATCAACGACCAGCCCGTGGCCGAGGCGGAGCGCAAGCTCCGCTGGCCGCTGGGCCGGCGTCCCGAGGACCACCCGGGCCTGAGCGAGCTGGGGCTGTAG
- a CDS encoding glycosyltransferase family 4 protein encodes MSPPDRGADAAPRGAGSAPELTVASLSTQCWGAEESLLTLLRHAPVRARVVAPEGELLERARSQGHEVLVLDDPVVLRLGEIGVGVGAPQVPPLLARAAARLARRPIWNGGTVVSFSMWLHPPLAAAGRLRRRPVALDLHDGPFSRAGAALQAQAAFLATRSVAVSRTALGHVRRWPQRRTTVVPRPVELPGDLPAPHRGPPGEDAPAAGLRAVLVGRLDPEKRVEVALEAQRRALAAGTRIDLDVVGAPLRGSGDLEDLRRAWPDARFHGRQQHGATLRLVAAADVLVSTATGEAFGRTVVEAALLGVPSVVMGGGPADLVADGRTGFLTRGDDAAALAERFLVLAGQRERVREVGASARTELGRLCDPGRVARRWTAAVAGAPAGAGGRAGEGSAQP; translated from the coding sequence GTGAGCCCTCCCGACCGCGGCGCGGACGCCGCCCCGCGCGGCGCCGGGTCCGCTCCGGAGCTGACCGTCGCCTCGCTGAGCACCCAGTGCTGGGGCGCCGAGGAGAGCCTGCTCACCCTGCTCCGCCACGCTCCCGTGCGGGCGCGGGTCGTGGCGCCCGAGGGGGAGCTGCTCGAGCGCGCGCGCAGCCAGGGGCACGAGGTCCTCGTCCTGGACGACCCCGTCGTCCTGCGCCTGGGCGAGATCGGCGTCGGGGTCGGGGCGCCGCAGGTCCCGCCGCTGCTGGCACGGGCGGCCGCGCGCCTGGCGCGACGACCGATCTGGAACGGCGGCACCGTCGTCAGCTTCAGCATGTGGCTGCACCCGCCGCTCGCCGCGGCGGGCCGGCTGCGGCGCCGCCCCGTCGCCCTGGACCTGCACGACGGGCCGTTCAGCAGGGCGGGGGCGGCGCTGCAGGCCCAGGCCGCCTTCCTCGCCACCCGCAGCGTCGCGGTGAGCCGGACCGCGCTCGGGCACGTGCGGCGCTGGCCGCAGCGGCGCACGACGGTCGTCCCCCGACCGGTCGAGCTCCCCGGCGACCTCCCGGCGCCGCACCGGGGCCCGCCCGGCGAGGACGCGCCCGCAGCGGGGCTGCGCGCCGTCCTCGTCGGCCGCCTCGACCCCGAGAAGCGGGTCGAGGTGGCCCTGGAGGCCCAGCGCAGGGCCCTGGCCGCCGGCACCAGGATCGACCTGGACGTCGTCGGGGCACCCCTGCGCGGCAGCGGCGACCTGGAGGACCTGCGGCGGGCCTGGCCCGACGCGCGCTTCCACGGGCGCCAGCAGCACGGCGCGACCCTGCGCCTGGTCGCGGCCGCCGACGTGCTGGTCAGCACCGCCACCGGGGAGGCGTTCGGGCGCACGGTCGTCGAGGCGGCCCTGCTCGGCGTGCCGTCCGTCGTCATGGGCGGCGGGCCCGCCGACCTCGTCGCGGACGGGCGGACGGGCTTCCTCACCCGCGGGGACGACGCGGCGGCCCTGGCCGAGCGGTTCCTCGTCCTCGCCGGCCAGCGCGAGCGCGTGCGAGAGGTCGGGGCGAGCGCGAGGACCGAGCTCGGCCGGCTCTGCGACCCGGGCCGGGTGGCGCGGCGCTGGACGGCGGCCGTGGCCGGAGCGCCCGCAGGAGCCGGGGGCCGGGCCGGCGAGGGGAGCGCGCAGCCGTGA
- a CDS encoding glycosyltransferase family 4 protein: protein MADELQPHGGAERSQVDVAEGLARRGHAIDLVHRGDGPFRRRYERFATSITRVGAVQGDGSRRTDAQLLAAAVRCAPTAGRVDCVYVNSARVTFFGALLAAPRRRALVCHLRLPQPPARSVKNRLGMAAVTRFVAVSEHTRDVHVADGVDPGVVDVVHNGIDTATFRPAEPAERAAARAALGLSASAFAVLYAGRLDPAKGPDVLLRAWRDGHGMPPERTLLVAGAPREHGGEQADAYVRSLRELASGTDVRWLGRRDDLAPLLAAADAVAVPSVFEEPFGRVVVEGMSSGLPVVASATGGIPEILSGFPDLLVPPGDPRALAGALARTASWRGTDPELGRRLRRHVQASFSLAATVAGVERALVRAVGARRGA from the coding sequence GTGGCGGATGAGCTGCAGCCGCACGGCGGCGCCGAGCGCAGCCAGGTCGACGTCGCCGAGGGGCTCGCGCGCCGCGGCCACGCCATCGACCTCGTCCACCGGGGCGACGGCCCCTTCCGCCGGCGCTACGAGCGCTTCGCCACCTCGATCACGCGGGTGGGCGCGGTGCAGGGAGACGGCTCGCGCCGCACGGACGCGCAGCTGCTGGCGGCCGCCGTCCGCTGCGCCCCGACCGCGGGCCGGGTCGACTGCGTCTACGTCAACAGCGCGCGGGTGACCTTCTTCGGGGCCCTGCTCGCCGCCCCGCGGCGCAGGGCGCTCGTGTGCCACCTGCGCCTGCCCCAGCCGCCCGCGCGGTCGGTGAAGAACCGCCTCGGCATGGCGGCCGTGACCCGCTTCGTCGCGGTCTCGGAGCACACCCGCGACGTCCACGTCGCCGACGGCGTCGACCCGGGGGTCGTCGACGTCGTCCACAACGGCATCGACACGGCGACCTTCCGGCCCGCCGAGCCGGCCGAGCGCGCCGCTGCCCGTGCCGCCCTGGGCCTGTCGGCGTCCGCGTTCGCGGTGCTCTACGCGGGCCGCCTGGACCCCGCCAAGGGACCGGACGTGCTCCTGCGCGCGTGGCGGGACGGCCACGGGATGCCCCCGGAGCGGACCCTGCTGGTCGCGGGGGCGCCCCGGGAGCACGGCGGCGAGCAGGCCGACGCCTACGTGCGGAGCCTGCGCGAGCTGGCGTCCGGGACCGACGTGCGGTGGCTGGGGCGGCGCGACGACCTGGCACCGCTGCTCGCCGCCGCGGACGCCGTCGCGGTGCCCAGCGTGTTCGAGGAGCCCTTCGGCCGGGTCGTGGTCGAGGGCATGTCGTCCGGGCTGCCCGTGGTGGCGAGCGCGACGGGAGGGATCCCGGAGATCCTCTCCGGCTTCCCCGACCTGCTGGTGCCCCCCGGGGATCCGCGGGCCCTGGCCGGGGCGCTGGCGCGGACCGCGTCGTGGCGCGGCACCGACCCGGAGCTGGGGCGGCGGCTGCGCCGGCACGTGCAGGCCTCCTTCTCGCTGGCGGCGACCGTGGCGGGGGTGGAGCGGGCGCTGGTGCGCGCGGTCGGCGCACGGCGCGGCGCCTGA
- a CDS encoding glycosyltransferase, with the protein MIFVTKFDPFTSSSGGASRTRAVLGAYAARGAVPSRLVALERFSRDRLRSDVPVERHRQDAWDLLLGLARSRSATTARYYSRRLASALADLPDDVPLHVDYSHMLVNVPARSRARAVVDCHNVESELVAQAAQQARPGWRRALLALEAHLLRAFERRALGRARVLLCCSAEDRERLAAWARDVRVFRNGAERMAVAKRPETRALFVGTVAWGPNRRGLVWFLREVWPLVVRQLPGAALDVVGADPSADVRAAAASTSGVVLHGFVPSLEPLYETAAVSVAPLLEGSGSRLKILESVAAATPVVSTPRGAEGIDADGVTVVEGAEPFASAVVAALREPVVLSPDVVTSVSWDRDAPVFDDLAAPRARGGDEPDEPDRPD; encoded by the coding sequence GTGATCTTCGTGACCAAGTTCGACCCCTTCACCTCCAGCAGCGGCGGCGCCTCCCGCACCCGGGCCGTGCTCGGCGCCTACGCGGCGCGGGGCGCGGTGCCCTCGCGCCTGGTGGCGCTGGAGAGGTTCTCCCGGGACCGCCTGCGCAGCGACGTCCCCGTCGAGCGGCACCGCCAGGACGCGTGGGACCTGCTCCTGGGCCTGGCGCGGTCGCGGTCGGCGACCACCGCGCGGTACTACTCGCGCCGGCTGGCCTCGGCGCTGGCCGACCTGCCCGACGACGTCCCGCTGCACGTGGACTACTCCCACATGCTGGTCAACGTCCCGGCGCGCTCGCGGGCGCGGGCGGTCGTGGACTGCCACAACGTCGAGAGCGAGCTCGTCGCGCAGGCCGCCCAGCAGGCGCGGCCCGGCTGGCGGCGAGCGCTGCTCGCCCTCGAGGCCCACCTGCTGCGCGCCTTCGAGCGGCGCGCCCTGGGGCGGGCGCGGGTGCTGCTGTGCTGCTCGGCGGAGGACCGCGAGCGCCTGGCGGCCTGGGCGCGGGACGTGCGGGTCTTCCGCAACGGCGCCGAGCGGATGGCCGTGGCCAAGCGGCCGGAGACCAGGGCGCTGTTCGTCGGCACCGTGGCGTGGGGCCCCAACCGCCGCGGGCTGGTGTGGTTCCTGCGCGAGGTCTGGCCGCTGGTGGTGCGGCAGCTGCCCGGCGCGGCCCTCGACGTCGTCGGGGCCGACCCCTCGGCCGACGTGCGCGCCGCCGCCGCGAGCACGTCCGGGGTGGTCCTGCACGGCTTCGTCCCGAGCCTGGAGCCGCTGTACGAGACCGCGGCGGTGTCCGTGGCCCCCCTGCTCGAGGGCAGCGGCTCCCGGCTGAAGATCCTCGAGAGCGTGGCCGCGGCGACGCCGGTGGTCAGCACGCCCCGGGGGGCCGAGGGCATCGACGCGGACGGCGTGACCGTCGTCGAGGGGGCCGAGCCCTTCGCGTCGGCGGTCGTCGCGGCCCTGCGGGAGCCGGTGGTGCTCTCCCCGGACGTCGTGACCTCCGTCTCCTGGGACCGTGACGCACCGGTGTTCGACGACCTCGCCGCGCCCCGCGCGCGCGGCGGGGACGAACCGGACGAACCGGACAGGCCCGACTAG
- a CDS encoding O-antigen ligase translates to MVAVAALGVAAVAVAFWALLTAERTGRREVTLLVVLGLVVLDTLLYPSYGTTSGLLQPSLGGSSFDLATCVAVLALGARALAPSARTAAPRRIGPSEVLWAAFLTWTAAAGVRGALAGHDLRSVLYEGTVVLHVGLVAVLAAGTPLHRLAGPLARAAAVLAPVALLLGGLDAAGLAIDVDLPLLPGATVRELGPDAVTVLAAVGALAAAVTLTKPDHRVPGLLSALVLLASPLLLEQRAAWLSALTMLAVLGLVAVLPSASPAAALRARGGETLTAVAVLGALLAGALVWRVAGGRGFDVTARIAETLGSTAKQQSAASRTNQWDQALAVAAEHPLLGSGLGTTYQYFEEGPRQLVSSDITHNILLDVLLRSGAVGVVLLLLAVLAGAVAGARTLRSAAATPARAIAAGATAVLLGLLAKGMVESIFEKHRLAVVLGVAVGLVHAAWSQARTHRHPGAQPGPAGLDAGRDATPLTTASSRSAAWS, encoded by the coding sequence GTGGTGGCGGTGGCTGCGCTCGGCGTCGCCGCCGTCGCCGTGGCCTTCTGGGCCCTGCTCACCGCGGAGCGGACCGGTCGCCGGGAGGTGACCCTCCTGGTCGTCCTCGGCCTCGTGGTGCTCGACACGCTCCTGTACCCGTCCTACGGGACGACGTCGGGGCTCCTGCAGCCGTCCCTGGGCGGGTCCTCGTTCGACCTCGCGACCTGCGTGGCGGTGCTGGCGCTGGGCGCCAGGGCCCTCGCGCCCAGCGCCCGCACCGCCGCGCCGCGCCGGATCGGCCCGTCGGAGGTGCTGTGGGCGGCCTTCCTGACGTGGACGGCGGCAGCGGGGGTGCGCGGCGCGCTGGCGGGGCACGACCTGAGGTCGGTGCTCTACGAGGGGACCGTGGTGCTCCACGTCGGCCTGGTCGCCGTCCTGGCGGCCGGGACGCCGCTGCACCGCCTGGCCGGCCCGCTGGCGCGCGCGGCGGCGGTGCTGGCGCCCGTGGCCCTGCTCCTCGGCGGTCTGGACGCGGCGGGGCTGGCGATCGACGTGGACCTGCCGCTGCTGCCCGGGGCGACCGTCAGGGAGCTGGGCCCGGACGCCGTCACGGTCCTCGCGGCGGTCGGTGCGCTCGCCGCGGCCGTGACGCTGACGAAGCCGGACCACCGGGTCCCGGGGCTCCTCAGCGCCCTGGTGCTGCTCGCCTCCCCGCTGCTCCTGGAGCAGCGCGCCGCCTGGCTCAGCGCGCTGACGATGCTGGCGGTGCTCGGGCTCGTCGCCGTCCTGCCGTCGGCGTCCCCCGCCGCGGCCCTGCGGGCGCGGGGAGGGGAGACCCTGACCGCGGTCGCCGTGCTGGGCGCCCTCCTGGCCGGTGCGCTCGTGTGGAGGGTCGCCGGCGGCCGGGGGTTCGACGTCACCGCCCGCATCGCCGAGACGCTCGGCAGCACGGCCAAGCAGCAGTCCGCGGCCTCGCGCACCAACCAGTGGGACCAGGCCCTGGCGGTGGCGGCCGAGCACCCGCTGCTCGGCTCGGGGCTGGGGACGACGTACCAGTACTTCGAGGAGGGGCCGCGGCAGCTGGTGAGCTCGGACATCACCCACAACATCCTCCTCGACGTGCTCCTGCGCTCCGGGGCCGTCGGCGTGGTGCTGCTGCTCCTGGCCGTCCTCGCCGGCGCGGTCGCGGGGGCGAGGACGCTGCGCTCCGCGGCGGCCACCCCGGCGAGGGCGATCGCGGCGGGGGCCACCGCGGTCCTCCTGGGGCTGCTCGCCAAGGGCATGGTCGAGTCGATCTTCGAGAAGCACCGCCTGGCCGTCGTCCTCGGCGTCGCCGTCGGCCTCGTGCACGCCGCGTGGTCGCAGGCGAGGACGCACCGCCACCCCGGCGCGCAGCCGGGACCCGCGGGCCTCGACGCCGGCCGGGACGCGACGCCCCTGACGACCGCGAGCTCGAGGAGCGCAGCGTGGAGCTGA
- a CDS encoding glycosyltransferase, with product MLGGAAHAAGLVLPAVFPLAHARTEHGPSCGPVQTIDVVIAAYLESTVIGAAVRRLRRDLARYGGGRVVVVASDRATFDAAHEADVRLLQPRSGKASAINAGVETCSADVVVLTDANCEIRPENWPDLVREALCRGVGLLSANKTEEAGEGLYWRYERTVKQLASHRTGCLAVVGEFLALRRRDFRRIPTTAVNDDLWLAIDVGARGGRVETHPAIVTTEPAAPPEEQWGRRTRIMAGQLELMRQQRGQLLRTAAGRHLLVHKWYRSTVGAGAFWVATAAATALLPAPLRLPVLGSLASAVRDYRAGTRRSRFLPSSAVSYAGMQAVPLEVARQRVLRGLRRVPEPAQHHLWRKVTR from the coding sequence GTGCTGGGAGGCGCGGCGCACGCCGCCGGGCTCGTGCTGCCCGCCGTGTTCCCGCTGGCCCACGCCCGCACCGAGCACGGGCCGTCGTGCGGACCCGTCCAGACGATCGACGTCGTCATCGCGGCCTACCTGGAGTCCACCGTGATCGGCGCGGCGGTGCGCAGGCTGCGCAGGGACCTGGCGCGGTACGGCGGCGGGCGGGTGGTCGTCGTCGCCAGCGACCGGGCGACGTTCGACGCGGCCCACGAGGCTGACGTGCGCCTCCTGCAGCCGCGCAGCGGCAAGGCCTCGGCGATCAACGCCGGGGTCGAGACGTGCTCGGCCGACGTCGTCGTCCTCACCGACGCCAACTGCGAGATCAGGCCCGAGAACTGGCCCGACCTCGTGCGGGAGGCCCTGTGCCGGGGGGTGGGGCTCCTGAGCGCGAACAAGACCGAGGAGGCCGGGGAGGGCCTCTACTGGCGCTACGAGCGGACGGTCAAGCAGCTGGCGTCGCACCGCACCGGCTGCCTGGCGGTCGTCGGGGAGTTCCTGGCGCTGCGCCGCCGGGACTTCCGCCGGATCCCCACCACGGCCGTGAACGACGACCTGTGGCTGGCGATCGACGTGGGAGCGCGGGGAGGGCGGGTCGAGACCCATCCCGCGATCGTCACCACGGAGCCGGCGGCCCCGCCGGAGGAGCAGTGGGGCCGCCGCACGCGGATCATGGCCGGGCAGCTGGAGCTCATGCGGCAGCAGCGGGGCCAGCTGCTCAGGACCGCCGCGGGCCGCCACCTGCTGGTGCACAAGTGGTACCGCAGCACCGTCGGCGCCGGTGCCTTCTGGGTCGCGACAGCAGCGGCGACGGCGCTGCTGCCGGCTCCCCTGCGGCTCCCGGTGCTCGGCTCCCTGGCGTCGGCGGTGCGCGACTACCGCGCGGGCACCCGGCGGTCGAGGTTCCTGCCCTCCAGCGCGGTCTCCTACGCGGGCATGCAGGCGGTGCCGCTCGAGGTGGCCCGGCAGCGGGTCCTGCGCGGGCTCAGGCGGGTGCCGGAGCCGGCGCAGCACCACCTGTGGCGCAAGGTCACCCGCTGA